From Zea mays cultivar B73 chromosome 3, Zm-B73-REFERENCE-NAM-5.0, whole genome shotgun sequence:
agaagaacaagttatggaggaagaagcaccactggcccctccaactcaagtccgagcaacgatccaaagaaatcaccccatcgatcaaattctgggtgacataagcaagggagtaacaacacgctcacgtttagctaatttgggagcattactcgtttgtctcttctattgagcctttcagggtagaagaggccttgcaagatccggactaggtgttggccgtgcaggaagagctcaataacttcaaaaggaatgaagtttggagcctggtgccacgtccaaagcaaaacgttgtgggaaccaagtgggtgttccgcaacaagaaatacgagcacggggtggtgacaagaaacaaggctcgacttgtggcaaaaggttatgcccaagtcgcaggtttggatttcgaggagacttttgctcctatggctaggctagagtatattagaatattattagcctatgccgctcaccactctttcaggttgtttcaaatggatgtgaagagcgctttcctcaacgggccaataaaggaggaggtgtacgtggaacaaccccctggctttaaggatgacaggtatcccgaccatgtgtttaagctctctaaggtgctctatggacttaagcaagccccaagagcatggtatgaatgccttagagatttcttaattgctaatgctttcaaggttgggaaagccgatcccactcttttcactaagacttgtaatggtgacctttttgtgtgccaaatttatgtcgatgacataatatttggttctactaatcaaaagtcttatgaggagtttagcagggtgatgactcaaaaatttgagatgtcaatgatgggcgagttgaactacttccttgggttccaagtgaagcaactcaaggacggcaccttcatctcccaaacgaagtacactcaagatcttctcaagtagtttgggatgaaggacgccaagcccgcgaagacaccaatgggaaccgacggacatgtcgacctcaacaaaggaggtaagtctgttgatcaaaaggcataccggtctatgatagggtcattactttacttatgttctagtagaccggatattatgcttagcgtatgcatgtgtgctagatatcaatccgacccaagggaatgtcaccttgtggctgttaagcggattcttagatatttagtttctacgccttgcttcgggatctagtatccaaaggggtctacctttgacttaattggatactcagactccgattatgctggatgcaaggttgatcggaagagtacatcagggacatgccaattcctaggaaggtccctggtgtcttggagttcaaagaaacaaaccttcgttgccctatccaccgctaaggccgagtatgttgccgcaggacaatgttgcgcgcaactactttggatgaggcaaaccctccgggactttggatacaatctgagcaaagtcccactcctatgtgacaatgagagtgcaatccgcatggtggaaaatcctgttgaacacagccgcactaagcacatagacatctgacatcactttctgagagaccaccagcaaaagggagatatcgaggtgttccatattagcaccgagaactagctagccgatatctttaccaagcctttagatgagaaaaccttttgaaggctgcatagtgagctaaatgtcttagattcgcgtaacttggattgatctataacatacatgtgttttatgcctttgatcatgttacctatacatttatgcaatttgttgtttatttatggtgctcaagttgtgcaagggatccctggacctcaaaagtccatgtgtgaatgatgcacatatttagggggagatgtgctacaacttgaccctttgagactaaccttgtgtttaagtgtacttgatgtagtctcaaaggtgaattgaaagggaaaggtgaacttggaccatgcaaagacttccacagcactccggtattagtgtactcacctccaagttcattcttatgctcttattgtcttttgctcttaattgataattttggtgaggcaatggggttaaagggccaagaatgatcccgttttggtgcttgatgccaaaggggaagaaattaaggccaaagcaaatggatcagctaccacttgagaattttgaaaatagtagagttaggatttttgatttgtccaaaatactcttactgcaaaatttggtctcttgtgagggagaatttatgattatggaagaagggggagtttttggctcttgatcagTTTCATTCTTGggttatctctctttatgcccaaacaagtgagtttgacttagagataggaaatgaatttgatttgcaaaaacaaaccaagtggtggcaaagaaagatccaaatatgccaaattagagtcaaatacaatttggtcctcatttgcattgttgttgcacatgttttgattgctttttgatgtgttggcataaatcaccaaaaagggggagattgaaagggaaatgtgcccttgggccatttcgataatgttttggtgattaaatgcccaacacatatgattaagttcttatgagctaaatgaagagaaaagtgcaaatcaagacatgaggtatgtttctagacttggtacattgttttgagtactaacatgtattgtctaagtgctagaaacagagtaaagaagagaagaaaagaaaagcaaaagacttggcttggtataGCCTAAGTCCAGCTAggcttggcacaccagactgtccggtggtgcaccggacagtgtctggtgcgccaggccagtcttcggtgaacaggccactctcgggaaagtttggcggcgtacgactataattcgccggaccgtccggtggagcaccggactgtccggtgagccaacggccgccagcgcaatggtcggtcgcgcaatccgtgggcgacgcgtggcccgcgccaacggtcgacagggggcaccggactgtccggtgtgcaccggacagtgtccgatgcgccaaccagcccagagttgcaacggtcgtctgcgctagaaaaggaaggagatcgcgcaccggacatgaacagtggctgtccggtggtgcaccggactgtccggtgcgccacccgacagaaggcaataattgccttccttgttggcctccaacggctcctagctgccttggggctataaaagggacccctaggcgcatggaggagtcacccaagcattcattaagcaatctaatactcccacactcagtctccgcgcacttgatcgatcgtgttagtgatttgagctctgttctagttgtgaactctttgtgcttcattttgagctcaagtcttggcttgtgtgcgtgtgtgtgctgtggatttgtgtgtgctgctcttcccacccttactcttgtgctttctttgtgatcaatcttgtaagggcgagaggctccaacttgtggagattcctcgcaaacgggaaaagatataaggaagaaaagtcgtggtattcaagttgatctttggatcacttgaaatgggttgagtgcaaccctcgtccattgggacgccacaacgtggaagtaggcaagtgttacttggccgaaccacgggataaaatcgcgtgtctcttgtgattgttccctctttgattgtttgtgttcgcaagagctcgtctcattaacttgattaacccgcactaatatttttaatcaaggttgttggtatttagtgttgaattttacaggatcacctattcaccacccccctctaggtgctctcagttacccACAAGCTCTTCAGTGATCACCAAACTCTCGATCATCACCAAGCCATTTAGGTGATGTTGATCATCAAGAGTAACAATCAATAACTCTCACTTTGTTTGACCAAGTCTAATGAAAGATGGTGAATGCACACAAACTACTCTTAATGCACTAATGAGACCGCTAATCAAACGGTTATCAACTCTTAAGTCGCTTACTAGAGAAAGACACTTCCTCACTCTCAAATGGATCCTTCAATGGCCGAAGTGGGCAAGAGACCTCATCTAGTCAAGTTGAAGAGTATAAATAGCCTCAAGCAAAGAAACTAGTTGTTACAACCCCACACAACCCAATCGGGTACATTGGACATGTCTCATGCACACCAACTCTTTCCCAACAACAAGTTTCTGAAAGTAGCTATTACTATACCACTGTTCGATGCTCACATAGGTGTTATTGAATACATGTGAGTATAATGGTCAAGAGCATAGTTAGAAACCTCACTGAGTACCTTGTCTGGTGCCATGTCTGGTGGTACACCTAAAACGTTAGTGGAGTACTTGGCCTCTCAAACACATTTTACAACTTCTATAGGTATCATGTCTTTGGTGTCATGTTTGCTGGTACTATGAGCACTTCTAGTGACTACATGTGTTTGAGGCCAATTCTGCAAGCTCTCTAGGTGTTATGTTTGGTTCATCGTATTTGATGCACATTAGACACACTGGTCCTACGCTCATTCGCAACACGGCACACTCCTATCTGGTGGCCCATATCTGGTTCCCACCGGTCAAGCCCAGCGCTACTGTAGCACTACCAACTCACTTATTTTGATTATTTTTTAGTCGAGTTTTGTTTCAAACTTCTCATATGTTCTTAGAGGTTTACCTAGCACTAGTTTCACAATTGTGCATCACTGCTCCTAAGTAGTGTGTATTTTATAATACAACCAAGGAAAAAAAATAAGGTCCTATCACTACTATAAGTGTTTAACAACTCATTGACACTTAGAACTAGTTGATCCTTAACCTTATTATCGGTCCTTTGAAAATCAATAGTTAATTTCCATCAATAATGACATGAATAAATATAAACCCAATCATCTTCCATTATTACGACCTAACTTACCTTATTTCTACAAAACATGTGTTAGTCATAATAACCATATGTTGTCATCACCAAAAAACAAACTAGGGACCTAAATGTTTTCATCTGCTACCAAAAGATAGAATAGGTCTAAGagcaacatctacttgttcatCGTTCGCCACACCTAGAAAGACAAATAAGAATTTTAGATATATTTAGGCTAGTTTAAACCATGCGAGTCTATATCTACTACCATGCCATGTCATATTATGTATTGATCGTACTATTAATCCTGTTATCGACCATTGTCATCCTTTATCTACTGCAAAACTCTAGTGCACAACATATACCATTAGCTTATAGCCACCTTAGCGCCATATCAACTTTTATTTTACAAACTTTTAGTTGATATGAAACATATCATTTtattaaaatataaatatatcCAATTACATAATTAAACAAATAAGATACATAATTTATAAAAAACAATTAAAAATTCAGAacttaaataaaataaaaatacatAATTCATAAAAATAATTAATACATTACTACTCATCTTTATTATCTTCCTTTTCTACTGCTTTCATCATTTATTTCTCATCTAATATTGGTTGCTTTTTCAACTTTTTAAGGCGAAATAATAGGCCTTTTCGTGTCTTCGTCCGTGTAGGTGATGGAATGATCTAGCAATTTCTTGGATTGCATGAACAATTTAGTTTGACTAATTCTCTAACTAGCCTTGTAGAGCTTCTTTAATATTTTTAACATCCCTTTTTGCGTACATAGTGACTCACTGCTACTTGTTATTGTGACCTTTCTCTTGCCTTGAGCTCTTGCCCTATTACGGTCAATAGGATGTGATATGTCCACACTTTCATGTGACACAGAGTAATAGTCTTCATCCAAGTTCGGACGAGATATTTTTGTACCATCACATTATTCAtcgtttatgtcttatgcaccgCTTGGGCTGATAACAAAGAGCACACCACATGTTCCCTAGCTTGAGGCCGGTTTCACCGAACTTGTTGTGGAATCTTTCCTTAATTGCTTCAAGCAGCATAGCATCATCTGCTCTATTTGATTGAGCCACATACAAATGATTGTAGATATCGTAAAAATGGTGATCTTTCAATTGCTTGTCCACCATCGATCCTTCAATTGCTTAAGGGTAAAGTGGCAAAGAGCTTCTATGGTGAAGTTGTAGGTGCTCGCTATTTGGCCCCAGAATGCTGATCGCTTCTTACCATTGCCATCAATAGGGTCAATCGAGTGCAATAGTCGCATATGAACTTGGAAAACTATTGTGGGCCTGATATGTGGACTTTTGGGTGTTTGGTTCCCTGGCTAAAGTTCCGTCGAAGAAGCCCCCACCCCCACTGGCAGGTGTATCAAGAAGTTGGGAAGATGGATTATTGATCAAGAAAATATCGATCGAAGAACGGTCTAACATGATCCATACGAACCCGATCGACTGGTCGATAGCCCCGCCAGATCGACCGACGTTAATCCTGGCACGATCGATATTGATTGTCAGCCAGACCATGCCAATAGATGCTACGACCCATGTTGAATTCTGCGCTACATAAGCCTACATACATAATCCTTTCTGGTTATAAACGAGAGAGAAAATAGTTGTTCATGTAGTAGTGTGCCTAGCTACAACCGTTGAGGGGTGCTTGGGAATCTTTTTCACATTTTGGAAAAATATCgcagtattctcaaatactgtACTATTATATATAGGATGGTGTTTGATAAATTAGTTAAAATCTATGTTTTCAAAACTAAAGTATTGCAAATACTGTAGTTGTTTTAAGGTATTATAAACTTAGGTCTAGATCTTAATTTTCAAATTTGTAGTATTCTAAACTATGGTATTATTATAACTAAAGTATACTGTAGTATTTTAAAATTGTGGTTTttaaaactttgttcccaaacaggacCTGAGAGTCTCTTTTCCCAACACTATATGCTATAGGCAAAGAATAAGTGAACACTGAACAGTGTAGTTGTATGATCGTAGCTAGTACTGATTTGTACAAGTACAAATTACTGTACAATAATAAACTTACGCACACACCTACCGCCGGGTGGCCTCGATCGATCACACTCACACGCCATTGACTACCAATCAGTGGATGCATATGCCCGGCACCTTCCAGCGCACGGGTCCCCGGGCGCGTTCCTCGTCGTCCATCTGCCGATACGCGCGCCACTCCTGCAGCAGGTTGCCGAGGTCGTGCAGCTTGGCGCCCAGGCCGACGCAGCAGTTGGCGTGCATGGTGTAGAGCGTGTTGAAGTCGCGGGTGTTGTTGCAGAAGCCGGCGTTGTGTTCCGTGTCGAGGAACTGGATGCGCAGGCCGCGCGTGGCCAGCAGCTCCACCTTGATCTCGTTCAGCACCTGCTGCTCGTGCTTCCCAGGGAACGCCTCCCGCGCGGCGTGCCACGCCTCGAACGCGCCCACCGTGCGCCGGCTCGACTTGGCGTACAGGAACCCCGTGTTGGGCAGGTTCATAGGGCTGTACGGGTCGCCGAAGTAGAAGTCCGACGAGGTCACCATGTGCGCCGCCACCGACATCCGCTCGAACGGGTTCCGGAACCACAGAATGTCCACGTCCTGCATGCGTCATGGCAACTATCGGAATCAGAAGGGTGGTTTTGTAAAGAACTACATGTAGTTCCCAAGTCCAAGTGTCCAACTGCTCGGCGCGTGCGTGGTACCGTGAAGAGGAAGTTGTAGCCGAGCTCGAGGATCCTCTGCTGCAGCCGGACCTTGCTCCAGACCAGGTCGATGTAGTCCTTGCTCATGAACACCTTCTCGCCGGATAGGTTGCGCGCGGCGGCCGTGGGGAGGAGGTAGCAGTGCGGGTGCACGGCGCGGCACCGCTCCAGCGCGCCGCCGTCCAGGGCCACCACCAGGAGGTGGTCCACGAAGTGCGCGATCCGCTCGCCGCTGCGGAAGCTCTCCAGGAACAGGTCCAGCAGCGAGTCCTGCGCCGCCCACGCCTCGTTCACCGACGTCATGATCACCGTCCGGTCCTCGTCCGCCACTGCGCGCAGCAGCCGCTGCAGCTCGTCCTCCTGCTCCGCCGCCGCGCCCTGCTTCACCACGCGTGATCGAGCCGGACAGGATCCACAGACGACGGTGTCAAGAAACTGAAACCGAGCAAAGAAAAGACTGCAGCTTGGGACCGGGACATGATGCTCAAGAATTGACCTTTGCGTCGGCGTGATTTGCCCGGGTAGCAGGAGCCGCCTGGACGGGAGCATCGTCGTCAAAGCCCGTGGTTCCGTTGGCCCAGCTCGAGATCCCCGTGAACCGCGCTCCGCTCGTCGCCGTCGTGAGGAAGAAGAGCAGGACGGCGGCGGCGGACGCCCCGAGGATGAAGGACACGAGCTGGTGGAGCGCGTTCTGCTGGCCCCCCATCTCGGATCGGAACGCCGCTTCTGCCGAGCCAACGACGCCGGTGTCAGCTGGTGCAGCTGCAGGCCAGGAGCCAAGAACAGAGACAGGACGGCGATGGAGGGGTACCGTAGAGGAGAACTGCTGCCTCTGCCTGCCTGGCCTACACCTAACTCCTTGGCCGCCCGTCCTCGGCTTCCATtttaaaaagtccaagatatacAAGAGGAGCTTGAGAATTTGGTGGTTCTTAAGGTGTTGATCCTGTCAAATGAGGAGGGTGACGACGACGAGACCGGTTCTGGTGTGCTACACCGCTGCACGCGAGACGTTCTGCTCGGAGGAGGTGAGTCAGACGTGTCTAGCTCGGCAATAATGGAAACGTTCTGTGCTTCTTCGATCAGTAATCTAATCTGAGCCTGCTGGGAGCTGTACCTGTACGTACTGCCACTGCACATAATCTCTCTGTGGCCCCTCAGTTCCCTGTACTAATAAACACTATGGGGGCATAACTAAACTATTGCCTCTTAACCTTGTTCAACGCTTCACGCCACCATGCATGCATATATGATGTCGATATCGATCCACGGGCGATTCATCACTTAAGCGTTTAGGTttgtcggttagctctcaatctatATAGATTAAGGGAGATTGGATAGATTTAAATCTCAAGCAAGTTAAATTTCTTTTTAATTTTTTCTAATCTTATCCATTCCATAGGTAACGCCGAACAAGGCCTAACTAGTATATTTTTATTAGCTTTCCACAAAAACAAACTCAGGTCTTCGATGCACATGTATTCATGTCAGTTCGTACGAATCGAGGCGATTTGGTGTGCAAAAGGTTTGGTACATGCTCATCCAAAAACAATCCCCTTATACAGATTTCACGTGGTACATCCTCTGCTGAGCGAAGCCCTACTCTATCTCAAATATAAAAATAATCGTGTATAATTGCCTTACCGGCCGGGGGCGATCGGCCGAGCTGCTTCCTTCTTCCCTGTGTTAATATAAATTACTGCTTGTTTGTGTCGAACTCAGATGGCACGACACGGTATGTTGATCGATATGTTCGTGACCTACATACATCTCCCTTCTTTTTTTCCAGAGCGATGGCAATCTCTTTTTTCCGTGGATCACTGACCAAGCATGAAAAGTAGGGGTACGAAGTCGTGATTGGCTGCTTCTGCCTTCCAGATCCCGAGGAGTGAAAAACGAAGGCGAAGACCGTTGGGAAGGGATTCTGCCCATGACAGAACCGAGGCTCCTTACCCGAAATCTACTAGCCAAGGCTCGGCCCACCAACCGATTTTTTTTTATATTTTAGCTTTTTTTTCTTGAAAACTATTTACGTTTAGACTTTTGTATGACTTAATCTCGTTTTAAACCATTTTCTCGACGCCACAGGTCACGCCGCCGAGCTAATATGTCTCGGTGTCATACATCTTGGCGCGAGGTGCGCGCTCCGTTGGCGACAGCGGGTTGACGCGGCGTCGACGTGGCCAAGCTCGGCGCCATGAATCATGGCGTCGAGGTCTGCAAAAAAAACTCAGTAATGGTGCACCCATCGGCAGAATGAAAACCGTGTCACATAACGAACCCATGAGCCGGATTTAGAATCTTTAGGctcattatttcaaaatcaacttaaaaatcgggggcttgtgggggacagatatcccacgGTCCACTAGAAAAAAAAAGGCCTCGCGCGGGGCCTTGGGTCAGTTATCTCGTAAGACCATCCCTTCATGGGCCGGGTCAGAACTACTGGCGGAATGGGCCGACCCGAGAAAGAAGCAGACTCAGGCCTAGGCAACCCGTCGTGCGCCTATCCGTAGCGCCCACCCAACTTCCCCGCGTACGACACCCTAGAATATCGGGGCAGAttagggataagtcggcaagattgtagGAAGATTAGTTCAGTCGGTTTACTATTATTTAGGATATACACAATCATCACGTACGCATatagtgccccacggtcgagtatataaggcctagggggtaccccatcatttcgATCGACCATCCACCTATCTCATTAGCTTTTCTCCGTTCAGGAGACTCCacttgtaacctaccacataaagatccacacaaggaagtagggtattacgcctctccaagcggcccgaacctgcagaaaATTGTCTGTCATCTCTCGTGCATCCatcacgaaccattgagctacagtcgacaacaccgtcctacccaaaagcaccgcagggggtaaccccgggtgtgcggtcgggcaCTAAACACCGACACCTGGCCTCGTATCTAGCCTCACCTctaaagaaatcctgcatacaaagacgatatatccatacattatttcaagaatgtgcaacgaatgtgacatattttacaatatagtgcgaggaagacttacccatagctcttgcttcacccgctccgccttgttgttgaattatgTATCATCGCGATCTATTGCATTGGGGGTGACggtgtagtggtcgaaggtgcagGATGAGCCCGTCACTCcagcgtactcaaccagtccaaggaagtgttccctgcacagaagGTTGAGGATGCCATTGGGTTGCGGTCGTGGCCCCCTGCAATCTCCACAACCTTCCAAGACCTATCCAAGTGATAAAgaaaaagtattagtttctattatgaatttgaacacataatatgaacaagcacCAACAACATATAAAGTTACGTGTCTCTCCCCATCGGGTCGAATTAGCGGTCGCCTGTCATGAAGTATGcgtcgctgagggagactcgtggGACCTCGCAAGTAGACGTTCCTCAAACCTGAGGCACCATAACCTATGGCATCCCGCTGAGCGTCGTCATCGACAACGGCCTGCTGCTCCACCTGTTGCTGAGTGTCATCTTCCTGgtgtgcctcctcctccgtcctacaggtgctcctcctccccctcctcgtcctcatcCCATCGCCCACCatgtttgtccaacaacctgcaattaagagtaagcaaatcagcacaaataaaaaaatatgtatttagaaacggaTGTGAATACGTTCATCAATTCCATAGGGTGTCTAGGAATCAAAGGCTCCATACGTCCATACCCATTCCTCCCAAGCAtgaaccaattcatcaatcaaaggctccatgtacatgtCTATTTTATTCCCTAGGTGTTCAAGAATTATCAACAACAtgaatattgtcggcgtttcgagaccggggggtccctaagccgacgagtgagtgtgctgcgtgccccagcccagatgggtcgagcgcgtgggcgagcgcgaaggggggaaaggagcgaggaggccggggtccggcgagagagagatgggaatcccgcggccttcgtgttcgtcccgcgcccaggtcgggtgcgcttgcagtagggggttacaagcgtccacgcgggtgagggaagcgagcggccccaagagagcgtctgtctcgtcctcgtccccgcgcggccaaccttctctaagaaggccctggtccttccttttataggcgtaaggagaggatccaggtgtacaatgggggtgtagcagagtgctacgtgtctagcgggggagagctagcgccctaagtacatgccaatgtggcagccggagagatcttggcacccagctggtgtggtgtcgtggctgtcggaggagcaacggagcctggcggagggacagctgttggagcggttgagtccttgctgacgtccccctgcttccgtaagggagctgagagccgtcgtcgtcatggggctagcggggcgccatcattgcctatctggcggagctggccagatgggacaccggtcttgttctctgcggcccgagtcggctcggggtagggtgatgatggcgcttcctgttgacgtggctggcctgtgccctaggttgggcgacgtggaggctcctccgaagccgaggttgagtctgtccttcatggccgaggccgagttcgagcccttgggtcgggcgaggcggaggtcgtcggcagaggccagggcggtgtccgagccctggggtcgggtgaagcggagttcgtcgtcttccggggctgagcccgagtccgagccctgggtcgggcggagcggagttcgtcgtcttccgggtcttagcccgagtccgagccctgggtcgggcggagcggagtccgccgtcttccgggtcttagcccgagtccgagccctgggtcgggcggagcggagttcgtcgtcttccggggcttagcccgagtccgagccctgggtcgggcggagcggagttcgccgtcttccagggcttagcccgagtccgagccctgggtcaggcggagcggagttcgccgtcttccggggcttagcccgagtccgagccctgggtcgggcggagcggagttcgccgtcttccggggctgagcccgagtccgagccctgggtcgggcggagcggagttcgccgtcttccggggcttagcccgagtccgagccctgggtcgggcggagcggagttcgccgtctttcggggctgagcccgagtccgagccctgggtcgggcggagcttcctatggtgcctttggcagggcctggcttcctgtcagcatcactctgtcaagtggcgctgcagtcggagtggcgcaggcggcgctgtccttctgtcagaccggtcagtggagcggcgaagtgacggcggtcacttcggctctgccggggggcgcgcgtcaggacaaaggtgtcgggctacctttgcgttaaatgctcctgcgactcggtcggtcggcgcgacgatttagtcagggttgcttcttagcgaaggcaaggcctcgggcgagccggagatgtgtccgccgttaatggggggcctcgggcgagacggaaacccctcggggtcggctgcccttgcccgaggctaggctcgggcgaggcgtgatcgagtcgctcgtatggactgatccctgacttaatcgtacccatcaggcctttgcagctttatgctgatgggggttaccagctgagaattaggcgtcttgagggtacccctaattatggtccccgacaatagcccccgagcctcgaagggagtgttagcactcgcttggaggctttcgtcgcacttttttgcaaggggaccagcctttctcggttgcattttgttccggtgggtgcgcgcgagcgcacccgccgggtgtagcccccgaggcctcggaggagtggtttcactccttcgaggtcttaatgccttgcgtaatgcttcggctggtctggttgttccctcatgcgagctgg
This genomic window contains:
- the LOC100502228 gene encoding uncharacterized protein LOC100502228, producing MGGQQNALHQLVSFILGASAAAVLLFFLTTATSGARFTGISSWANGTTGFDDDAPVQAAPATRANHADAKGAAAEQEDELQRLLRAVADEDRTVIMTSVNEAWAAQDSLLDLFLESFRSGERIAHFVDHLLVVALDGGALERCRAVHPHCYLLPTAAARNLSGEKVFMSKDYIDLVWSKVRLQQRILELGYNFLFTDVDILWFRNPFERMSVAAHMVTSSDFYFGDPYSPMNLPNTGFLYAKSSRRTVGAFEAWHAAREAFPGKHEQQVLNEIKVELLATRGLRIQFLDTEHNAGFCNNTRDFNTLYTMHANCCVGLGAKLHDLGNLLQEWRAYRQMDDEERARGPVRWKVPGICIH